In Sulfuracidifex metallicus DSM 6482 = JCM 9184, a single window of DNA contains:
- a CDS encoding metallophosphoesterase family protein — protein sequence MELRSENVMVISDLHYPYCDVDEVRRIVKEESPETVILLGDAVEEVKGFHDFKSSLGNVVHVNGDEDVIKGDDDVVSLFNGGKKFTMLHGHQLMNEEGEKWLAKILMKVNREIPPFLFCLGFRVKMSGFLVLGHSHAMSYFPSLQCVNAGTMSLKSNLYNDRGYLLIRKGKVNMKRI from the coding sequence GTGGAACTCAGAAGCGAAAACGTTATGGTGATCTCTGACCTTCATTACCCTTATTGCGATGTGGACGAGGTGAGGAGAATCGTAAAGGAAGAGAGTCCAGAGACGGTGATTTTGTTGGGTGATGCAGTGGAAGAGGTTAAAGGCTTTCATGACTTTAAGTCTTCCTTAGGTAATGTAGTTCACGTTAACGGTGATGAGGACGTAATTAAGGGAGATGACGACGTGGTTTCGCTGTTTAACGGAGGAAAGAAGTTCACCATGCTCCACGGTCATCAGTTGATGAATGAGGAGGGCGAGAAATGGCTAGCTAAAATCCTGATGAAGGTGAATAGAGAAATTCCTCCGTTTCTCTTCTGTTTAGGTTTCAGAGTTAAAATGAGCGGATTCCTAGTGCTTGGACACTCCCACGCTATGAGCTACTTTCCCTCACTCCAATGCGTGAACGCTGGAACCATGTCATTAAAGAGTAACTTGTATAATGATAGAGGATATCTACTGATTAGGAAAGGAAAAGTGAACATGAAAAGGATATAA
- a CDS encoding ABC transporter permease subunit, translated as MRPFIFDFKRSFLRISTLLFLIVFAVAGIGIAYTIDHGIGNQVDIKYSVIGYSEVNGNHLRVTAMTIGPNGDPASGVKVSVLNSNNTEMASGTTNSSGEISFNLPLQQKIIPLALIVYQENGLNISEFLHLQNETFYYSSPYTNEPFFSPGVNINSFSSFLVSNYFPNGSVKLYVSTLLPVSLYYNVTDKVSLSATRGFGNFSLKNSHFIANQSLGIRSYMINVRHHPSTLLFYFLAKPINSSQYTNSITNYEVTSGSPISIDELTGFESSFSLYAEFFPIIFLYLAYSLLAKPRGTGALEFLLSKPITREEIFINRFLGGAITAFVSSGVFMIILSIALLSITGTFVGILPTLYIFIGLSLSLVAFYSLMFLIGGAVKSSGTFLGLSIFAYVFFLFIEPSLFFVLDLNGIHILKYEDYFSFAAPLAFMENLAGKSLSSIFTSFYYNAPLEVIDVALWIFVPVIIGYILFTKILEKRKLIKNK; from the coding sequence ATGAGACCGTTCATATTTGACTTCAAGAGGAGCTTTCTCAGGATATCCACTCTGCTTTTCTTGATAGTCTTTGCCGTAGCTGGGATAGGGATAGCCTATACTATAGATCATGGTATCGGAAATCAGGTGGATATTAAGTATTCAGTAATAGGATATTCCGAGGTCAATGGAAATCATCTTAGAGTAACTGCAATGACTATTGGACCTAACGGAGATCCTGCCTCAGGGGTAAAAGTATCAGTTTTAAACAGCAATAATACTGAAATGGCTTCAGGAACTACTAATTCTTCTGGAGAGATTTCTTTTAACTTGCCTCTTCAACAAAAGATTATACCATTAGCGCTGATTGTCTATCAAGAAAACGGGTTAAATATTAGCGAATTCCTACATTTACAAAACGAAACATTCTATTACTCATCCCCGTATACAAATGAGCCCTTCTTCAGTCCTGGTGTAAATATTAACTCGTTTTCATCATTCCTTGTATCTAATTACTTTCCTAATGGGAGTGTAAAGCTTTACGTTTCGACCTTATTACCAGTTTCCTTGTACTACAACGTAACAGATAAGGTGAGCTTGTCAGCAACTCGAGGATTCGGTAATTTTTCCTTGAAAAACTCTCATTTCATTGCTAATCAAAGTCTAGGAATAAGAAGCTACATGATAAACGTGAGACATCACCCTTCAACTTTGCTCTTTTACTTCTTAGCTAAACCAATTAACTCTAGTCAATACACGAACTCTATAACGAACTATGAAGTAACTTCTGGGTCACCGATTTCAATAGACGAACTTACAGGCTTTGAGAGTTCCTTCTCCCTGTATGCTGAATTCTTCCCTATAATCTTCTTATACCTAGCTTATTCCCTTCTTGCCAAACCTAGGGGAACGGGGGCTTTAGAATTTCTGCTGTCAAAGCCCATCACCAGAGAGGAGATATTCATAAATAGGTTCCTGGGCGGAGCAATAACAGCTTTTGTCTCCTCCGGAGTCTTCATGATTATACTTTCTATTGCGTTGTTATCCATCACTGGAACCTTCGTAGGAATCTTACCAACTCTTTATATATTCATTGGACTCTCGCTGAGCCTTGTGGCGTTTTACTCATTAATGTTCTTAATAGGCGGGGCTGTAAAGAGCTCAGGTACATTTCTCGGTCTATCCATCTTTGCATATGTGTTCTTCCTATTTATCGAGCCGTCCTTGTTCTTTGTGCTGGATTTAAACGGGATTCATATACTTAAATATGAAGATTACTTCTCTTTCGCTGCACCGTTAGCTTTTATGGAAAACTTAGCCGGAAAGTCACTAAGTTCAATATTTACCAGTTTTTACTATAACGCTCCATTAGAAGTTATAGACGTCGCCTTATGGATATTTGTTCCTGTGATCATTGGCTACATTTTATTTACAAAGATATTAGAAAAAAGAAAACTTATAAAAAATAAATAG
- a CDS encoding DUF1917 domain-containing protein, which produces MEAYEEICSNLKKLCPRLVPSPLWGYSLASFSRVDPGLGEVFCEGCEQTLKELHDFWFSLSRERCVICNGVGNEIDEDWNYFVEGGKGRASLTSIRTLCPSCHLAKHQGYAKVIGESEKAMKHLAKINGVKDVGFLVSRAFSIHFNLSQVKDWKFSLDALREPLRSKAENILNAAYSRGLKPDGGWLFYISREPSGSIEDNSTLLRKKTDEEMLSIAKEEMKGEVNVMEKEFILFVKELRKKLDAPLYEIEEDLIGKWMVFVKREVYGSFFSTVIKQLEKERLAYEAKVDTSLTGEELPLIVYIESSLDFKKILKVKDLIAKVMEEFQVKKGIYFKPDLFTSKGIYRGGKMKPYIYYVYPYKFTSYRSRE; this is translated from the coding sequence ATGGAGGCTTATGAGGAGATATGTTCTAACCTGAAGAAACTTTGTCCCAGACTGGTTCCCTCTCCCCTTTGGGGTTACAGTTTGGCTTCGTTTTCTCGAGTTGATCCTGGACTAGGTGAAGTCTTCTGTGAAGGCTGCGAACAAACGTTAAAGGAACTTCATGACTTTTGGTTCTCACTTTCAAGAGAACGATGTGTCATATGTAACGGTGTAGGGAACGAAATTGACGAGGATTGGAATTATTTTGTTGAAGGCGGAAAAGGAAGGGCCTCGTTAACCTCAATAAGAACTCTCTGTCCTTCATGTCACTTGGCTAAACATCAGGGATATGCCAAGGTGATAGGTGAGAGTGAAAAAGCTATGAAACATCTGGCGAAAATAAACGGCGTGAAAGACGTTGGATTTCTTGTATCTAGAGCTTTCTCCATTCACTTTAACTTGAGTCAAGTGAAGGACTGGAAATTCTCTTTGGACGCATTGAGGGAGCCTCTAAGGAGTAAGGCGGAGAATATTCTTAATGCGGCATATTCCCGTGGGCTGAAACCTGATGGAGGATGGCTCTTCTACATCTCAAGGGAACCTTCTGGTTCTATTGAGGACAACTCGACTTTGCTAAGGAAGAAGACTGACGAGGAAATGTTATCTATAGCAAAGGAGGAGATGAAAGGCGAAGTAAATGTCATGGAAAAGGAGTTCATTTTGTTCGTAAAAGAGTTGAGGAAAAAGTTAGATGCTCCACTTTATGAAATTGAGGAAGATCTGATAGGCAAGTGGATGGTCTTCGTGAAAAGGGAAGTTTACGGCTCCTTCTTCTCAACGGTGATAAAACAACTAGAAAAAGAAAGGTTGGCCTATGAAGCTAAGGTTGACACGAGCTTGACGGGAGAGGAACTTCCTTTGATTGTTTACATAGAATCTTCTTTAGACTTCAAGAAGATCTTGAAGGTAAAGGATTTAATAGCCAAGGTGATGGAGGAGTTTCAAGTAAAGAAGGGTATTTATTTCAAGCCTGACTTGTTTACCTCTAAAGGGATTTATAGAGGAGGAAAAATGAAGCCTTACATTTACTATGTGTATCCGTACAAATTCACTTCTTACCGTTCTAGAGAATAA
- a CDS encoding ABC transporter ATP-binding protein, translating to MLEIQHVTKTFGRFKVLEDETFSVPDGEITGFVGLNGAGKTTTMRIASGVIFPNSGDVLVDGYSIVKDKKKASERLAWVPELPIFELDVKAIDYFVYIAGYYGYSTSEARKMGMEMLEKVGLKGFEKRKLENYSQGMKRRFALAVCLISNPKNYLFDEVLNGLDAQGIMYFRNLAASLKKEGKAILFSSHILSEVESLADRVVFIHKGKIVKIMTIDEIRKFATPSLVLRVDKVDNKLLDKLSKFGEPLVNGNQVMVRDFKDDPSKVNSILSSEYKIYEMKMEYSSLEEVFFKIIGVNNETVHI from the coding sequence ATGCTTGAGATTCAACACGTGACTAAAACTTTTGGTCGTTTCAAAGTCTTGGAAGATGAAACTTTTAGCGTGCCAGACGGGGAGATCACAGGCTTCGTCGGTCTGAACGGTGCAGGGAAGACGACAACCATGAGAATAGCATCAGGGGTCATCTTCCCTAATTCTGGAGACGTATTAGTTGATGGGTATAGCATAGTAAAGGATAAGAAGAAGGCTTCTGAAAGGCTGGCTTGGGTTCCAGAGCTTCCCATCTTCGAGTTGGACGTGAAAGCAATTGACTACTTCGTTTATATAGCCGGTTATTACGGATATTCCACTTCAGAAGCCAGAAAAATGGGTATGGAAATGCTAGAGAAGGTAGGTTTGAAGGGCTTCGAAAAAAGAAAGCTGGAGAACTATTCGCAGGGTATGAAGAGGAGGTTCGCCCTTGCAGTTTGCCTTATCTCTAACCCTAAGAATTACCTTTTTGACGAGGTACTCAACGGCCTTGATGCCCAAGGAATAATGTACTTTCGCAACTTGGCTGCTAGCCTCAAGAAGGAAGGGAAGGCAATCCTCTTCTCGTCTCATATACTTAGTGAAGTGGAGAGCTTGGCTGACAGGGTTGTTTTCATTCATAAGGGAAAAATAGTTAAAATTATGACTATTGATGAAATAAGGAAATTTGCAACTCCTTCCTTGGTCCTGAGAGTAGACAAGGTTGATAATAAGTTATTGGATAAGCTTTCAAAGTTCGGAGAACCCCTAGTTAACGGAAACCAAGTGATGGTAAGAGACTTTAAAGACGACCCTTCAAAAGTTAACTCTATACTTTCATCAGAGTACAAGATATATGAAATGAAGATGGAGTACTCCTCATTAGAGGAGGTCTTCTTCAAGATAATAGGTGTCAATAATGAGACCGTTCATATTTGA